TAAAATGGACTGGCGAAGAACAGCCAAATTATTACGAAATTTTAAAAGCCAACTGGGAAGAGAACTTCTCAGCTTTGCAATCAAAATATTCTAATTCGCGATTATTCTGGAACGATGCTCTGCAGAAAGGAGTATTCGAAACGGAGATAAGTTCTGAAGCACCAGATTATAGCGAGAATGGATTAGCAAATGCTTTACAACTTGGCGACCAACAATCTCAGGGATGGGAAATTGTTTTCTACCAGAGTGTGGCATTAAAAGACGGAAATTCTGCCAACAATCCGTGGTTACAGGAATTGCCCGATCCCGTTGCAAAAATCAGCTGGGATAATTTTGCAGCAGTACCGGTAAAATGGGCCGAAGAAAATGGGATACAGAATGAATCGGTGATTACGATAAACGGTATTGAAATGCCGGTTTTTGTTCAGCCAGGACAAGCACCTGAAACCATTTCCGTAGCATTAGGCTACGGCCGCAAAATTGCCGGTAAAGTTGGCGACGGAGTTGGAAAAAATATGTATGCGCTGACATCGATACATAACAATGCCAAACAACTTTGGCTAAGTGGTGCTGATGTGCAGACCACAGACAAGACCTACGAACTGGCGCTATCGCAAACGCACCATTCAATGGAAGGCCGGCCAATTGTTCGCGAAACCAATTTCGACAAATGGCAACTCGATCCGGCTGCAGGAAATGAAATTCGCAAGGAACATCTGGAACACCATGTTTCCTTGTATCCTGAACAGGAATTCAAAGGACATCATTGGGCAATGGCTGTTGATCTGGGAAGTTGTGTTGGATGTGGAAACTGTTCCATCTCATGCCAGGCCGAAAACAACGTGCAGGTAATCGGGAAAGAACAGGTGCGCAACCGCCGTATCATGCACTGGATTCGTGTTGACCGTTATTTCTCGAACGATGCAGAAAATCCGGATGTGTATCACCAGCCGGTAATGTGCCAGCACTGCGATAATGCGCCGTGCGAAAATGTTTGCCCGGTTTCGGCAACGCCACACAGCGAGGAAGGATTAAATCAAATGGCCTACAACCGTTGCGTGGGGACCAAATATTGTGTGAACAACTGCCCGTACAAAGTGCGACGTTTTAACTGGTTCCAATATGTACAAAATCCGGAGTTCGATTACGCATCAAACAGCGATTTGGGACGTATGGTCCTTAATCCCGACGTTACTGTTCGTTCGCGTGGAGTTGTTGAAAAATGCTCGTTCTGTGTACAACGTATTCAGGAGAAAAAAGCAAAAGCAAAAGTTGCCGGAAGAATGCTGGAAGACGGAGAAGTACAACCGGCCTGTGTTCAGTCGTGCCCGGCCGATGCGCTGGTATTTGGCGATCTGAATGATGAGAACAGCAAAATCAACAAGCTCTTTAAAAACGAGCGCAATTATCATTTGCTGGAAGAATTGCACACGCTGCCATCGGTAGGATATTTAACTAAAGTAAGAAACAAAAAAGCATAAACGCCTATGTTTAATTCAGCCGTAAGGGGAAAGCTAATTGATGGTGAAAAGTCTTTCAGTCAGATATCGAAGGAGATATTAGCGCCCATCCATGACAAAACGCCACTCTGGTGGTATGCAGCCATGCTGGTGAGTTTGGGCATGTTCGGATTTGGTTTGTATTGCAAATACATCACCGTTTCAACCGGAATTGGTACCTGGGGAGTAAACAACTCGGTAGCCTGGGGTTGGGCCATCATCAACTTTGTTTGGTGGATTGGTATCGGACATGCCGGAACCGCATTTTCCATTTTCCTGCTCATTTTGCGGCAGAAATGGAGAACTGCCATTAACCGCGCCGCCGAAGCAATGACCGTTGTTGCGGTTTTCTGTGCCAGCCTTTTCCCGTTATTGCACATGGGGCGCCCGTGGTTGTTTTTCTTTATTTTCCCATATCCGAATACGCGCGGTCCGCTTTGGGTGAATTTTAACTCACCACTTTTCTGGGACTTTGTTGCCATTTCAGCCTACCTGCTTATATCAGCAAGTTTCTGGTATTTCGGTATGGTGCCTGATTTTGCAACCATTCGCGACACAGCAAAATCGAAAATTAAAAAGGCGGTTTACGGATTTTTTGCCTTTGGCTGGACCGGATCGAGCCGCGAGTGGCTGCGTTTTGAAGGCCTGAGTTTTGTACTAGGTGGAATTGCAGCAGTATTGGTAGTTTCGGTACACTCGATTGTATCTACCGACTTTGCTGTTTCGGTGCAAGCTGGTTGGCATACTACGATTTTCCCGCCTTACTTTGTTATCGGAGCAATTTTCTCAGGATTTGCCATGGTACTTACCCTTGTAATTACCATGCGGGGTTTATATAATATGACTGATTTTATTACCGACCGGCACGTTGATGCGGTTTGCCGGATCCTGATATTTATCTCATTGATTATGGGAACTGCCTATATGACCGAGATCTTTATCGCCTGGTATTCGGCTTCGGAGTACGAAACCTATATGTTCTTCAAAAACCGATTATTTGGTGATTATGCCTTTCAGTTTTGGGCCATGTTTACGGCCAACGCTGTGATTCCGCAATTGTTCTGGTTTAAGGCGGTGCGCAAACGTATGTGGATCGTGTTCATCATTTCCATCATCATCAATATCGGTATGTGGTTCGAGCGTTTTAACATTGTGGTTACCACGCTTAGCCGCGATTACCTGCCGGCAGCCTGGGCCAACTACTCGCCCACCTATGTTGAAATAGGATTTTTTATCGGTACACTCGGAATGTTTTTGGCAGGCGTACTGTTGTTCTTCCGCTACATTCCAATGATTGCCATTTCTGAGCTAAAAAGCGTGGCAAAATTCGATAAACCAAATAACGGACAACTAAAAGCAAAGAGTCATGAGTAAAAAATATATCCTTGGCGTTTTTGACGACGAAGCTACTTTGGTTGACGCTTTTGAGAAATTAAAAGACAAAGGAGTAATGCCGGTTGAGGTTTACACGCCCTATCCGGTACACGAGATATTAGAGGGAATGCCCATAAAAACGCGAATTACGCATGCAGCTTTCTTTTACGGATTGTTTGCCGCGCTGGGAATTCTCGGGTTTTTAACTTATGCTGCCTCCATTAGCTGGCCTTTACACTACGGAGGAAAACCGTTTAATGCATTCCCTTCGTTTATTGTGGTAACCATTGTTGCTACCATTCTTGCTATTACACTACTTACGCTTTTCACCTTTTCTGCACGGGCCAAAGTTTTTCCCGGCAAAAAAGCCGAGATCTTTCACGAGCGGGCCACCGACGATAAGTTTGTAATGGTTTTCGACGTAGAAGGGATTGAAAAAGATAATGAGTCAGTAAAATCGATCCTCACAGAATATGGTAAAATTGAATAACGGTATCGGTATGAAGAAATTAAAATATATAACAGTATTTGGAGTATTGCTTGTTGTTCTGACATCTTGCGATTACAACCGCCGAACTACAGGTTGGCAGTATTTCGATGATATGGTTACCTCGCCGGCTTACGAAAGCTATACGCCTAATCCCAATTTTGCCGACGGGAAAACCATGCAACCACCTGTTCCGGGAACAATTCCGAGAGGTACAGTTCCTTACGCTTATCAAAAAACCGATGAAGACCGGGCACTGGCTGCTGCCACACTGGTAAACGAGTTGGAAACAAGCAAAGAAAACCTGCAACGTGGCGAAAAAATGTACGGCATTTACTGTATGCAATGTCATGGTGAAAATGGCGACGGACAAGGATCGTTGTATGTAAGCAAAAAATACACTTATCCACCGGCCAGTTTGCTTAGCGAAAAAATGCAGGCTAATCCAGAGGGGGAGATTTACCACGTGATTACCGTGGGCTTTGGAATTATGGGCGAACATGGTTCGATGATTAAACCAAACGATCGCTGGAAAATAGCGATGTATATTAAAAACGAGTTACAGAAATAAAAATATCCGGATATGGAAGACCGATTAACACTTTCCAATAAGTTTAAAATGCTTACCTACGCGCTAATGGCCGTTGGTGTAGTTTCGTTTGCACTGGGTTTTGTTTTCGATGCCGAGCGCACCTGGGCAAACTACCTTTTAAACAACTACTATTTTGTGTCGCTAGCCATTGGCGCCGCCTTTTTTGCCGCCATCCAGAACATTACACAGTCGGGCTGGTCGGCCATGTTTAAAAGAGTGCCCGAAGCTATGGCAGCCTATCTTCCGTTTGCCGCGGTATTCTTCCTAATCCTGTATTTTGGCATGCATTCGGTTTTCGAGTGGACTCACCACGAAGTTGTATCGCACGACCACATTCTGCAACATAAATCTCCCTACCTGAATGTACCGTTCTTTTTTGCACGTGTAGTTGTATTTTTTGCCGCGTGGATCATTCTCACTAAAGTTTTGCGCAAATTTTCGCTAAAAGAAGACGAAGTTGGCGGTATGCTTTATTTCGAAAAATCGGAGTTCTATTCCAAAATCCTGATTTTTGTGTTGGCACTTTCATTCAGCCTGTTTTCGGTTGATATGCTGATGTCGCTCGAACCCCACTGGTTCAGCACCATGTTTGCCGGAAAAAGTTTTATGGCCGGAGTTTTACATGCCTCATCAATAATTGCACTGATTGTAATTATATTATCAAAACAAGGGAAATTTCCCTTGCTGAACCACAGTCACCTACACGATTTTACCCGGTATATTTTTATGTCGAGTATTGTTTGGGGCTACTTCAATTTTGCCGAATTCATGTTAATCTGGTATGGCAACATTCCTGAAGAAACATCGTGGTTTGTACATCGCTGGCACGGTGTTTACAAAATTCTGTTCTTCGCCAATATAGTAATTAACTGGGGTATTCCGTTCTTGGTACTGATGCCGCGTAAAAGTTCACGAAGCAAACTCTTCATGATACCGGTGATCCTTCTGCTGATGATCGGACAATACACCGAACTGTATTACATCATCTGGCCGGCAACGGTCCACGAAGCTAAGTTTGGCCTGTTAGAAATCGGTACTTTCCTCGGTTATGCCGGATTATTTTCGTGGGTAGTAGGAACTACGCTTACAAAAGCCAGTCTGGTACCGAAAAATCATCCTTATCTCGAAGAAAGTATTCAGCACCATTTCTAAGGAATTATCTTCAGTATTTAAATTATTAGTTTTAGGAAGTATTCCAAAGGATTTCTCAATGCGATTTTCTCCTTTTGGAGCACACCCCAGGTTTCACAACTGAAGATTTATTGCTTTGGCAGTAGGCCGGAAGTCATCTTTATGAGCTATCCTGAATTCCGGTTCATCCCTGAAAAGTACCCATTCGCCGATATTTATTTCAAAAGCCTTTATTTTCAGGCTTACTTTATGAATATTAAAACCAAACCTGTAATTTGCAGGGGTTAAATCTTACTATTCAATTAAAAACAATATGGAATTATTCGAAGCGCGCAATGTAAACAAGGTTTTTGCCAGCACACAGGCTTTAACCGATGTTAGCATTTCGGTGAAAGAACAAAGTATTTTTGGCTTACTTGGTCCCAATGGAGCAGGCAAAACCACCCTTATCCGCATTATTAACCAGATTACCGCCCCCGACAGCGGAGAGATATTTCTGAACGGAAGAAAAATGAACCGGAAAGATATCTCCCAAATTGGCTACCTGCCCGAAGAACGAGGACTCTACAAAAAAATGAAAATTGGCGAGCAGGCTATTTACCTGGCACAGTTGAAAGGGATGTCGCAGCGCGATGCATCGAGAAACCTGAAACAATGGTTCGAGAAATTCGACATTATGCCGTGGTGGAACAAGAAAGTGGAAGAACTTTCGAAAGGTATGCAACAAAAAGTGCAGTTTATTACCACCGTTGTTCATCAGCCCAAACTGCTGATTTTTGATGAGCCTTTTAGCGGTTTCGACCCTATAAATGCGAACCTGCTGAAAAAGGAAATTCTGAATCTGAAAGCAGAAGGTGCCACCATTATTTTCTCTACCCACAATATGGGATCGGTTGAAGAACTGTGCGACCACATTGCGCTGATCAATAAATCGAGAAAGATTGAAGACGGACCAACCGACGAGATTCGCATGAAATACAAAACCAACATTTTCGACATAAAATACAGGGGCGATTTCAGAGCTATTGACCTCGCTTTGGGCACCGATTACAAAATTATCACTCACGATGAGTCGGAAAAGGGGAACACGTTGAAAGTGCAGTATATGAACGGAAAATCGAATAATGAATTGTTGTCGTCCATTATGCCGGCTGCCGAAATTTTGGCATTCGAAGAGCTTATTCCGAGCATGAATGATGTATTTATTAAAGCCGTTGAAGAGTCGAACAAAAACTAAACAAGCCGTCATGAACAACACATTGCTAATATTAAAACAAGAATACCTGAAAAGGGTAAAAAAGAAATCGTTCATCATATTAACCATCCTGATGCCGTTTTTGATAGCCGGAGTTTACGGGTTGGTCATTTATTTCTCGATTAAAGACGACACCGAAGAACGCACGATTGCGGTGTATGATGCTACCAATTTATTTCTTGGCGAATTCAGCGAGGAAGGCACAACGAGTTATCATTTTATTCCAAAAGAAGAATATACGGAGTTAAAATCGAATCTAAAAGGGAGCGGTTATTACGGCCTTCTTTTTATTCCATCCGATATTTATTCGAACAACCAGGCACAACTTTTCTCCGAAAAACAGTTGCCGTTTGAGCTTACCGAACAAATTGAGCGAAAACTGAGCCGCTTTATCGAAAACGACAAACGACAAAAAGTAATCGAGGAATCGGGCATTCCGGATTTGGAGGAACGACTGAGCAAAACGCGCACCAGTGTAAACCTTAGTACCTTAAAAGTTTCGCAATCGGGTGAAACCAAAAAAAGCTCGTCGGTAGTGGCTTTTATTGCCAGCTACGCAATGGGACTTCTTATTTATTTCTTTGTGTTTATGTATGGCGCCATGGTAATGCGCAGCGTTATGGAAGAAAAGAAAAGCCGCATTATCGAGGTGATCATCTCATCGGTAAAACCCAGTCAACTGATGGCCGGAAAAATTATCGGAACCGCTTTGGTTGGCCTCACGCAAGTTGCCATTTGGCTTGGTTTAGGAGGTATTGGTTTGTTTGTGGTACAAAGTTTCTTTTTCACGCCCGAGTCGGCTCAACAAATGGGTCAAAGTATTATGGAATCGCAGGGACAAATGAACCCCGCAGCCATGCAAGCAGCTCAATCCAACCAGGTAATGGAAGTAATGGAAATGATCGGAAACCTAAATCTGCCCCTTATCCTGTTTTCATTTGTGTTTTACTTCTTGGCCGGCTACCTGCTTTACAGTGCCCTGCTTGGAGCCGTTGGAGCCGCTGTTGATAACGACGAAGACTCGCAGCAAATGGTATTCCCGGTAACTTTCCCGCTTATCCTTTCTATTATGCTGCTCTTCCCCATTGCCAAAAATCCTGAGGGGCCGCTGGCATTCTGGTGTTCTATAATACCATTCACCTCTCCAGTAGCTATGATGGCACGCGTTCCTTACGATCTTCCAATTTGGGAACTACTTTTATCAATGGGTCTTTTAGTAATTACCACCATTGTATGTATTATGGCAGCTGCCAAAATCTACCGCATTGGGTTACTGATGTACGGAAAAAAGGTAAATATTAAAGAGCTGATTAAATGGCTTAGATATAAAGGTTGATTGCAGAATAGAGAAGCTGTAAAAAAGTTAGCAACAACGTCATTCTGAATTTATTTCAGAATCTATAGAACTTGGTTTCTATTTCTTAAAAGAACCAGAAACAAGTTCAGGATGACGAAACAAAATCTTTTTTGACAGCCTCACAAATACCCGGTTTTCTTAACAAAGAAGACAAAAACATGACTTTTTTCATATTTATTATTTAGAATAAATAAAAATTGCATATATTGCACCCATTATGAAAAAGAAAAACACCGGTAACAATATGATGATGTGTTGTTGTTTCCTTAAAAAAGGGAAAGGTGTTGTAGTGTTTTAACTTGAGCTTAATTGCATGATTATACAAGGCCTTTCCGTGAACGGAAAGGCCTTTTTTTTGTTTAAAGGAATATTACCGAAATAACTCATAAATTAAAAAGAATGAAAGCGAAGAACATTTTAGAGACCATTGGCAACACGCCACATGTTAAAATTAACCGCCTCTATCCGGAGGACTACGAAGTTTGGGTAAAAGTTGAAAAAACAAATCCTGGAGGAAGCATAAAAGACCGTATTGCGCTAGCAATGGTAGAGGATGCGGAAAAGAAAGGCATATTAAAAGAAGGTTCGGTGATTATTGAACCAACATCGGGAAATACCGGAATCGGATTGGCATTGGTGGCAGCCGTAAAAGGTTATCGTTTAATTCTTACTATGCCGGAGTCAATGTCGCTGGAAAGAAGAAGAGCATTAAAAGCATTTGGTGCCGAGCTGGAATTAACACCAAAAGAAAAAGGAATGAAAGGTGCCATTGCCAAAGCTGAAGAACTGGCCAGTGAACTGGGAAATGCCTGGATTCCACAACAGTTTAACAATCCGGCAAACGTCGCCGTACACCGCGATTTTACTGCTCAGGAAATTTTAAAAGATTTCCCCGAAGGTTTCGACTACCTGATTACCGGTGTTGGTACCGGAGGTCATATAACTGGAGTTGCCGAAGTTTTAAAAGCAAAATTTCCGAACCT
This is a stretch of genomic DNA from uncultured Draconibacterium sp.. It encodes these proteins:
- a CDS encoding TAT-variant-translocated molybdopterin oxidoreductase — its product is MTKYWRSLDELNNPVEFKQNEVKLELDAKRAVMKKASGSSRRDFLKTFGFSVAAAAVVASCKRPVDKAIPYLVKPEEVTPGMANYYASSYFEANEYCSVLVKVRDGRPIKIEGNDLSPISQKGTSARVQASVLDLYDDARFKTPLKRGEATNWEEVDGYIIKKLEQLNNDNKKVVLLTSSIISPTTKKVIARFQEKYSNVEWVKYDAVSASGILEANQQSFGAALIPDYRFERAKVIASFGADFLGTWLSSTEYTKGYAAGRKVLDKGDEMSRHYQFESGMTLTGSNADVRVPVKPSEEKTILTGLYYQLLQAKGFMTIAAPGSPVDVTGLAEDLLANEGKSLVISGSNDVNIQLIVNAINNLLGNYGSTILLDRPLNTHQAIDADFEKVITGLKNKEIAGILCWGVNPVYNHPKGEEIKELIAGAELSVSFSDRKDETTAACHWVCPAPHYLEAWNDAEPKKGLFSLSQPTISKLFDSRQVQETLLKWTGEEQPNYYEILKANWEENFSALQSKYSNSRLFWNDALQKGVFETEISSEAPDYSENGLANALQLGDQQSQGWEIVFYQSVALKDGNSANNPWLQELPDPVAKISWDNFAAVPVKWAEENGIQNESVITINGIEMPVFVQPGQAPETISVALGYGRKIAGKVGDGVGKNMYALTSIHNNAKQLWLSGADVQTTDKTYELALSQTHHSMEGRPIVRETNFDKWQLDPAAGNEIRKEHLEHHVSLYPEQEFKGHHWAMAVDLGSCVGCGNCSISCQAENNVQVIGKEQVRNRRIMHWIRVDRYFSNDAENPDVYHQPVMCQHCDNAPCENVCPVSATPHSEEGLNQMAYNRCVGTKYCVNNCPYKVRRFNWFQYVQNPEFDYASNSDLGRMVLNPDVTVRSRGVVEKCSFCVQRIQEKKAKAKVAGRMLEDGEVQPACVQSCPADALVFGDLNDENSKINKLFKNERNYHLLEELHTLPSVGYLTKVRNKKA
- the nrfD gene encoding NrfD/PsrC family molybdoenzyme membrane anchor subunit, with amino-acid sequence MFNSAVRGKLIDGEKSFSQISKEILAPIHDKTPLWWYAAMLVSLGMFGFGLYCKYITVSTGIGTWGVNNSVAWGWAIINFVWWIGIGHAGTAFSIFLLILRQKWRTAINRAAEAMTVVAVFCASLFPLLHMGRPWLFFFIFPYPNTRGPLWVNFNSPLFWDFVAISAYLLISASFWYFGMVPDFATIRDTAKSKIKKAVYGFFAFGWTGSSREWLRFEGLSFVLGGIAAVLVVSVHSIVSTDFAVSVQAGWHTTIFPPYFVIGAIFSGFAMVLTLVITMRGLYNMTDFITDRHVDAVCRILIFISLIMGTAYMTEIFIAWYSASEYETYMFFKNRLFGDYAFQFWAMFTANAVIPQLFWFKAVRKRMWIVFIISIIINIGMWFERFNIVVTTLSRDYLPAAWANYSPTYVEIGFFIGTLGMFLAGVLLFFRYIPMIAISELKSVAKFDKPNNGQLKAKSHE
- a CDS encoding DUF3341 domain-containing protein, with product MSKKYILGVFDDEATLVDAFEKLKDKGVMPVEVYTPYPVHEILEGMPIKTRITHAAFFYGLFAALGILGFLTYAASISWPLHYGGKPFNAFPSFIVVTIVATILAITLLTLFTFSARAKVFPGKKAEIFHERATDDKFVMVFDVEGIEKDNESVKSILTEYGKIE
- a CDS encoding cytochrome c → MKKLKYITVFGVLLVVLTSCDYNRRTTGWQYFDDMVTSPAYESYTPNPNFADGKTMQPPVPGTIPRGTVPYAYQKTDEDRALAAATLVNELETSKENLQRGEKMYGIYCMQCHGENGDGQGSLYVSKKYTYPPASLLSEKMQANPEGEIYHVITVGFGIMGEHGSMIKPNDRWKIAMYIKNELQK
- a CDS encoding ATP-binding cassette domain-containing protein gives rise to the protein MELFEARNVNKVFASTQALTDVSISVKEQSIFGLLGPNGAGKTTLIRIINQITAPDSGEIFLNGRKMNRKDISQIGYLPEERGLYKKMKIGEQAIYLAQLKGMSQRDASRNLKQWFEKFDIMPWWNKKVEELSKGMQQKVQFITTVVHQPKLLIFDEPFSGFDPINANLLKKEILNLKAEGATIIFSTHNMGSVEELCDHIALINKSRKIEDGPTDEIRMKYKTNIFDIKYRGDFRAIDLALGTDYKIITHDESEKGNTLKVQYMNGKSNNELLSSIMPAAEILAFEELIPSMNDVFIKAVEESNKN
- a CDS encoding ABC transporter permease, with the protein product MNNTLLILKQEYLKRVKKKSFIILTILMPFLIAGVYGLVIYFSIKDDTEERTIAVYDATNLFLGEFSEEGTTSYHFIPKEEYTELKSNLKGSGYYGLLFIPSDIYSNNQAQLFSEKQLPFELTEQIERKLSRFIENDKRQKVIEESGIPDLEERLSKTRTSVNLSTLKVSQSGETKKSSSVVAFIASYAMGLLIYFFVFMYGAMVMRSVMEEKKSRIIEVIISSVKPSQLMAGKIIGTALVGLTQVAIWLGLGGIGLFVVQSFFFTPESAQQMGQSIMESQGQMNPAAMQAAQSNQVMEVMEMIGNLNLPLILFSFVFYFLAGYLLYSALLGAVGAAVDNDEDSQQMVFPVTFPLILSIMLLFPIAKNPEGPLAFWCSIIPFTSPVAMMARVPYDLPIWELLLSMGLLVITTIVCIMAAAKIYRIGLLMYGKKVNIKELIKWLRYKG
- the cysK gene encoding cysteine synthase A, coding for MKAKNILETIGNTPHVKINRLYPEDYEVWVKVEKTNPGGSIKDRIALAMVEDAEKKGILKEGSVIIEPTSGNTGIGLALVAAVKGYRLILTMPESMSLERRRALKAFGAELELTPKEKGMKGAIAKAEELASELGNAWIPQQFNNPANVAVHRDFTAQEILKDFPEGFDYLITGVGTGGHITGVAEVLKAKFPNLKVFAVEPDSSPVIGGKDPGPHGIQGIGAGFIPNNLNTELLDGTVEISKEEAFEYAQKAAREEGLFVGISSGASFAAVAKKIKELPKGSRILTFSYDHGERYLSIEGLY